The Candidatus Binatia bacterium sequence GCTCGAATCTCGGTGAGGAAGCGCAGGGTCCGGCGAACCGTCTCCAGCACGACGCGGGATTTTCCCGCTACCACGAGATACTCGGCGCGGCGCAGCAAGCGCGCCAGGTCCAAACTCGCGTCTCCCAAGCCGGGCGGCATGTCGATGACCAAGACGTCCAGCGCCCGCCAGCAGGTGACGGCGAGCAGTTCGATGATGACGTTGGTGACATCCACTCCCCGAAGTGGCGTTGGGTTCTCGCCGATGAAGTGGCTGACCGACATGAACTGGATGCCGTGCGCTACCGGCGGTTGGAGTCCGAACTCCTCCGTGGGGAAAGCTCCGTCGACTCCGAGGATGACGTGGTCGCTGGGTGCCGTGACATCCAGGTCGAGCAGGCCGGTATGCATCCCGCGCTCGGCGAGCACCAAAGCCAGGACCGAGGCGATCGAGCTCTTGCCGATCCCGCCCTTGCCGCCGGTGACGGCGAGAATGCGCCGTACCTCGCCGAGTCTCCGGTCGATGCCGGCGAGCCGTGGGTCCATCGCTTACGTATCCCCTTCCACGGATTGAAGGGTGACTCCGCGCCCCGCGATGATCTCGAAGTCGGAGCTCTGACACCGCGGACAGCGCAGGAAGGCGTGAGCCAGCTCGGGGATAAAATGGATGGCTTCCAATTCGTCGTCGTGCCGCGGCGCCTGCGTCTCATCCAGGGAGAAGGCGTGCTGGCAGGGCCGGCACTGCAAGCGGGCCGGCTCGCTCTCGATGGTGATGACGGTGTCGGCCAAGCGCGCCTCTGTGGCCGGCATCACTTCCTTGAGAGCGAACGCGAAACTCTCCCTTTCCATTTGCTGGAGCTCGCCGATGTGTACAGCGATCTTGGTGACGCGGGAGATGCCCGCTTTATCTGCGGCTTGAAGGGCCGCATCGACTACCGCTTGCGCCAAGGCAAATTCGTGCACGACGAATCCTTACGTATCGAGAACTCGAATACCGCAGGGCAGATCCTAACATCCCGTGGGCCGCGGAGAGAAGGCCAGCGGGCCGTGATCCGTAGGCCGTGTACATGGGCCGAGGCACGGAGCTGCTGTGCTGTGCTCGACTACTTGATCAGCGACCCGGCGGAGTTCATCCTATGCGTGGTGGTTGAGGGTGTCGCTGCGCACTGCCAGCAAAGATCAGCACGGTGAGGTGATCCGCCACCGCTTGGTGTGCCGCGGCGTCGTCCAGGCGGTCGGTTTTCGGCCAGCGGTACACCGCTGTGCCGTGTCCCTCGGTCTGAGCGGGTGGGTACGCAACGATATGGACGGGGCGACGATCGAAGTGGAGGGACCGCGCCAAGCGGTGGAATCGTTCCAGCGCCGCCTCCCTGCTGTTCTGCCCCCGCTGGCGCGGCTCGATGCGCTGTTGATCAGCGCGACGCCGCCGCTCGGTGAGCAGGAGTTCACGGTTCACGCTTCGACAAAGGGTGCGCGCCGCCACGCGCTCATCCCGCCTGACACGGTGCTGTGCGACGATTGCCGCGGCGAGATGGAGGATCCATCGGACCGCCGCCATCGGTATCCGTTCACGACGTGCACGAACTGCGGGCCGCGCTACTCGCTCACAGGGAACCTGCCGTACGATCGTGAGCGCACGTCGATGGCGTGCTTTCCGCTGTGCCCGGCATGCCAATTGGAGTACGCCGATCCCGGCAACAGGCGTTTCCACGCCGAGCCGATCTGCTGTCCGGCCTGCGGGCCACGGCTCTGGCTCGCGCATGCACAAGGCGACGCGCTCGGCGAGGGCCGCGCCGCCGTCGCCGCTGCGCGCCTGGCGCTGGCGGCTGGTCGCATCCTGGCGGTCAAAGGCTTGGGGGGCTTTCAACTGGCTTGCCGCGCTGACGATGCAGCGGTGGTGAACCGGCTGCGCGCGG is a genomic window containing:
- a CDS encoding P-loop NTPase codes for the protein MDPRLAGIDRRLGEVRRILAVTGGKGGIGKSSIASVLALVLAERGMHTGLLDLDVTAPSDHVILGVDGAFPTEEFGLQPPVAHGIQFMSVSHFIGENPTPLRGVDVTNVIIELLAVTCWRALDVLVIDMPPGLGDASLDLARLLRRAEYLVVAGKSRVVLETVRRTLRFLTEIRA
- the hypA gene encoding hydrogenase nickel incorporation protein HypA, yielding MHEFALAQAVVDAALQAADKAGISRVTKIAVHIGELQQMERESFAFALKEVMPATEARLADTVITIESEPARLQCRPCQHAFSLDETQAPRHDDELEAIHFIPELAHAFLRCPRCQSSDFEIIAGRGVTLQSVEGDT